In one Trichosurus vulpecula isolate mTriVul1 chromosome 8, mTriVul1.pri, whole genome shotgun sequence genomic region, the following are encoded:
- the LOC118829686 gene encoding olfactory receptor 49-like codes for MYYFLRNFAILEIWFTSVIFPKMLDNILTGNKTISLLGCFLQFFFYFFLGTTEFLLLSVMSFDRYVAICNPLHYATIMSKRVCVQLVLSSWVGGFLLIIVPSSITFWQPFCGPNVINHFFCDSFPLLELVCADTSLVELMGFVVANISLLGTLSVTASCYGHILYTILHIPSAKERQKAFSTCSSHIIVVSLFYGSCIFMYVRAGKGSEGENLNKVVALLNTVVTPMLNPFIYTLRNKQVKLVIREKVGKWISQA; via the coding sequence ATGTACTACTTCCTCAGAAACTTTGCTATTCTGGAGATCTGGTTTACTTCTGTCATCTTTCCCAAGATGCTAGATAACATCCTAACAGGGAACAAGACCATCTCCTTACTGGGATGCTTCCTGCAGTTCTTCTTCTACTTTTTCCTAGGAACTACAGAATTCCTCCTCCTGTCTGTGATGTCCTTTGATCGGTATGTGGCAATCTGTAATCCCTTGCATTATGCCACCATTATGAGCAAAAGGGTCTGTGTGCAGCTGGTGCTGTCCTCATGGGTAGGAGGTTTCCTTCTCATCATTGTACCTAGTAGCATCACATTTTGGCAGCCTTTCTGTGGTCCCAATGTCATCAATCACTTTTTTTGTGACAGTTTCCCATTGCTAGAACTAGTGTGTGCAGACACAAGCCTGGTGGAACTGATGGGCTTTGTTGTGGCCAATATCAGTCTTCTGGGCACCTTATCTGTCACTGCCTCTTGTTATGGCCACATCCTCTATACAATCCTGCACATCCCTTCAGCCAAGGAGAGGCAGAAAGCCTTTTCCACTTGTTCCTCCCACATCATTGTGGTGTCACTTTTTTATGGCAGCTGTATCTTTATGTATGTCAGGGCAGGTAAGGGCAGTGAAGGAGAGAACCTGAACAAGGTGGTGGCCCTCCTCAACACTGTGGTGACCCCAATGCTCAATCCTTTCATCTATACCCTGAGGAACAAACAGGTGAAACTGGTGATTAGGGAAAAGGTGGGCAAGTGGATCTCCCAGGCCTGA
- the LOC118830013 gene encoding olfactory receptor 49-like, whose translation MGNNTTITEIILLGLTDAFEFQMPIFVVLLLTYLITLLGNLLIIVITLMDHRLHTPMYYFLRNFAVLEIWFTSVIFPKMLNNILTGNKTISFLGCFLQCFLYFFLGTTEFLLLAVMSFDRYVAICNPLRYATIMSKRVCVQLVLSSWVGGFLLIIVPSSITFQQPFCGPNVINHFFCDNFPLLELVCADTSLVELIGFVVANISLLGTLSVTAPCYGHILYTILHIPSAKERQKAFSTCSSHIIVVSLFYGSCIFMYVRAGKGSEGENLNKVVALLITVVTPMLNPFIYTLRNKQVKLVIREKVGKWISQA comes from the coding sequence ATGGGGAACAACACCACTATCACTGAGATCATTCTTCTGGGACTCACAGATGCCTTTGAATTCCAGATGCCAATCTTCGTGGTGCTCCTCCTCACCTACCTTATCACACTGCTGGGGAACCTCCTCATCATTGTCATCACACTGATGGATCATCGCCTTCACACCCCCATGTACTACTTCCTCAGAAACTTTGCTGTTCTGGAGATCTGGTTTACTTCTGTCATCTTTCCCAAGATGCTGAACAACATTCTAACAGGGAACAAGACCATCTCCTTTCTGGGATGCTTCCTGCagtgtttcctctacttcttcctAGGAACCACAGAATTCCTCCTCCTGGCTGTGATGTCCTTTGATCGGTATGTGGCAATCTGTAACCCCTTGCGTTATGCCACCATCATGAGCAAAAGGGTCTGTGTGCAGCTGGTGTTGTCCTCATGGGTAGGAGGTTTCCTTCTCATCATTGTACCTAGTAGCATCACATTTCAGCAACCTTTCTGTGGTCCTAATGTCATCAATCACTTTTTTTGTGACAATTTCCCACTGCTAGAACTAGTGTGTGCAGACACAAGCCTGGTGGAACTGATAGGCTTTGTTGTGGCCAATATCAGTCTTCTGGGCACCTTATCTGTCACTGCCCCCTGTTATGGCCACATCCTCTATACAATCCTGCACATCCCTTCAGCCAAGGAGAGGCAGAAAGCCTTTTCCACTTGTTCCTCCCACATCATTGTGGTATCACTTTTTTATGGCAGCTGTATCTTTATGTATGTCAGGGCAGGTAAGGGCAGTGAGGGAGAGAACTTAAACAAGGTGGTGGCCCTCCTCATCACTGTGGTGACCCCAATGCTCAATCCTTTCATCTACACCCTGAGGAACAAACAAGTGAAACTGGTGATTAGGGAAAAGGTGGGCAAGTGGATCTCCCAGGCCTGA